One Argentina anserina chromosome 6, drPotAnse1.1, whole genome shotgun sequence genomic window, GCTAGTACTTGTACAGTTGGTACAGTTGCAGATCTTTGGAACAAAGGCGCAAACCCCGAAGGGCTTCCCGGGAAGCTGGCAGTCTATGCCGAAACAGCAAGGCATGGTGGAGCATGTCGTGCCGGCGCAGCACTTGCAAACCAAGCATAGCTGGTAGGGCTCCAGCCTCCGTCTTCGTCCTGCTGCGTGAGCTCTTACCACATCCATTACTCGAAACTCAATCGAATTCTTCATTGGAATAAACTCAAGAACATCATCAGATACTGAAACAGTGACATGTATAATTAAAGTGCTGTTAATGATTTTGTGTCTGTGGCAAGAACATGATATAGCAAAAAGTGATAGAGTTTCTGAATTTTGCTTACCTGCTGAAGCCGTAGTAGTACTACTAATGGTTAATACCGCCATGAAGAGGACCAAGGCTACAAATGATTTGATGCTGATACGGATTATGAACTCGTAGTCATTCATGTCTGGCAAACCTTAGCAAAACCTATATGCAGAGATGGTGTACAGTATCTACAGTTCTCCAGAGAGACAAAGGAGAGAAGAGATATTAGGATCAATGGAGATTTGTGTGGTCGAAAGTAGAGAGGAAGAGATTTGACGAAGGGGAAGTGGGACAATGAATGgatattttattttggttcTGAGAGACGGGGCCTGACTCCTGAGAGACTTCCTTATATTTTGCCTGGTTTAGAAAAGACTTCAAAATGGAATCAAGGTACGTCTAATTATGTTCGAATCAATACTACCCGACCCGGTTGTAGTTATTGGTTCAAAAGCTTAATAGATATGTAGTTTTGCGCCATTATATACTAATCTGAACCTTCTTTTAGGAATTGTAAGTGAGATCAACAATGGTTATGGCAATTAGCAAGTGTTACTTCAAATGTTCTTAAAAAGCGAGGCTAAATAGTGTTGGGGCAGATTTGGGTCATTCTAATTATGCAATTGGGTTCTCCGATGGCAATAAGGGCCAATCTTGAACTGTTTCTTCCTTATATTCTGATTCTACGTTACAGA contains:
- the LOC126800651 gene encoding uncharacterized protein LOC126800651 produces the protein MNDYEFIIRISIKSFVALVLFMAVLTISSTTTASAVSDDVLEFIPMKNSIEFRVMDVVRAHAAGRRRRLEPYQLCLVCKCCAGTTCSTMPCCFGIDCQLPGKPFGVCAFVPKICNCTNCTSTSSSSTP